One Candidatus Binatia bacterium DNA window includes the following coding sequences:
- a CDS encoding carotenoid oxygenase family protein → MPGCSTSIHRRQFLKYAGLAAGGLSLPAGLLSACGDGATAAAPPLQVGASVPWWLQNGFAPTFDEIDAFDLKTTGHIPADLDGTYVRNGSNPQNSDSLHWFLGDGMVHGIRFERGRPVWYRNRYIRTSYYEAGVGLGGGISSGLVPGPQNSQSNVSAVYHAGRLLTSGEVGGAYRLDPKDLSTLGPHDFNGAVRTSFTAHPKIDPATGYMHFFGYYFAPPYLTYSVADDNGVVISSQPVEVERTTMIHSFAITDRDAIFWELPVVFEFSRALESPIDAFQWQPEYGSRIGIMPLGGSTDEIRWVEIPNCYVFHEVNAFRDGDDVVIDVCRHDQVFGENSLNDSDLSVRRWKVNTAGANLSFSEEIVTNRAFEIANHDRRFTGRQHRYGWFVTTREHPDTTDLAGIGRIDYRTGRVTAWDPGPTKHANEAFFVPGGPGEGEGWLLSFVYDHRTKSSELVVLDALDVEAGPVGSVQMPRRVPHGFHATWIPA, encoded by the coding sequence ATGCCCGGCTGCTCGACCTCGATCCACCGAAGGCAGTTCCTGAAATACGCCGGCCTCGCGGCCGGGGGGCTGAGTCTGCCGGCCGGTCTCTTGTCGGCGTGTGGGGACGGCGCGACCGCGGCGGCGCCGCCGCTGCAAGTCGGCGCGTCGGTTCCCTGGTGGTTGCAAAACGGGTTCGCGCCCACATTCGATGAGATCGACGCCTTTGATCTGAAGACGACGGGGCACATCCCAGCGGACCTGGACGGCACGTACGTTCGCAACGGTTCCAATCCGCAGAATTCGGATTCGCTGCACTGGTTCCTCGGAGACGGAATGGTGCACGGCATCCGCTTCGAGCGCGGGCGGCCGGTTTGGTACCGCAACCGTTACATCCGCACGTCGTACTACGAGGCGGGCGTTGGCCTGGGTGGAGGGATCAGTTCGGGGCTCGTCCCCGGTCCGCAGAACAGCCAGAGCAACGTGAGCGCCGTCTACCACGCCGGTCGGCTTCTCACCTCCGGAGAAGTCGGTGGCGCTTACCGGCTCGACCCCAAGGATCTGTCGACCCTCGGGCCGCACGACTTCAATGGGGCTGTCCGCACGTCATTCACCGCGCATCCGAAGATCGATCCCGCGACCGGCTACATGCACTTTTTCGGGTACTACTTCGCGCCGCCGTATCTCACGTACTCGGTCGCTGACGACAACGGTGTCGTGATCTCGAGTCAGCCGGTCGAAGTCGAGCGCACGACGATGATCCACTCGTTCGCGATCACGGATCGCGATGCGATTTTCTGGGAACTGCCCGTCGTGTTCGAGTTCAGCCGGGCCCTCGAAAGTCCGATTGATGCGTTCCAGTGGCAGCCGGAGTACGGCTCGCGCATCGGGATCATGCCCCTCGGCGGATCGACCGACGAGATTCGCTGGGTCGAAATCCCGAACTGTTATGTGTTCCACGAGGTCAACGCGTTCCGCGATGGCGACGACGTCGTAATCGACGTCTGTCGGCACGATCAGGTTTTCGGCGAAAATTCGTTGAACGACAGCGATCTTTCCGTTCGGCGATGGAAGGTCAACACGGCTGGAGCGAACCTTTCTTTCAGCGAGGAGATCGTGACGAATCGCGCCTTCGAGATCGCGAATCACGATCGACGTTTCACGGGGCGGCAGCATCGCTACGGTTGGTTCGTCACCACCCGTGAGCACCCGGACACGACGGACCTCGCCGGCATCGGACGGATCGACTATCGCACGGGTCGGGTGACCGCCTGGGATCCGGGGCCGACGAAGCATGCGAACGAAGCGTTCTTCGTTCCCGGTGGTCCCGGGGAAGGGGAGGGGTGGTTGCTCTCGTTCGTTTACGATCACCGAACGAAGAGCAGTGAACTCGTGGTCCTCGACGCGTTGGATGTCGAGGCCGGCCCGGTCGGCTCGGTGCAGATGCCTCGGCGAGTCCCCCACGGGTTCCACGCGACGTGGATCCCGGCCTGA
- a CDS encoding glutathione S-transferase family protein, with protein MKLYMFPVAPNPTKVRLYLAEKKLAGTEIPVEEIMVSLPEGQQKSAEHVKRNPLGKVPVLELDDGTYLTESLPMMLYLEELYADPPMIGTTPQARAQTLNVERIAEQGVLFAMAKIVHATDSPLGLPKQPEVAEHFRKVLIGPCKILDDRLSDGRPFLMGDTPTIADFTLAAGLQMGRFKELEPDPALEHLARWSTAYRERPAAKQVLIL; from the coding sequence ATGAAGCTCTACATGTTCCCGGTCGCCCCGAATCCGACCAAGGTTCGGCTCTACCTCGCAGAGAAGAAACTCGCGGGCACCGAGATTCCGGTCGAGGAGATCATGGTCAGCCTCCCCGAAGGGCAGCAGAAGTCTGCCGAGCATGTGAAGCGAAACCCGCTGGGGAAGGTTCCCGTGCTCGAACTCGACGACGGAACCTATCTGACCGAGTCCCTCCCAATGATGCTCTACCTGGAGGAGCTTTACGCCGACCCGCCGATGATCGGCACGACGCCGCAGGCGCGCGCGCAGACCCTCAACGTCGAGCGAATCGCCGAGCAGGGCGTTCTGTTCGCCATGGCGAAGATCGTTCACGCGACCGACTCACCGCTCGGTCTCCCGAAGCAACCCGAAGTCGCAGAACACTTCCGCAAAGTGTTGATCGGGCCGTGCAAGATTCTCGACGACCGGCTTTCCGATGGGCGCCCGTTTTTGATGGGCGACACGCCGACCATCGCGGACTTCACGCTCGCCGCGGGACTTCAGATGGGCCGCTTCAAGGAACTGGAACCCGACCCCGCCCTCGAGCATCTCGCTCGGTGGAGCACCGCCTACCGCGAGCGCCCCGCTGCAAAACAGGTCTTGATACTCTAG
- a CDS encoding glycerophosphodiester phosphodiesterase family protein has product MNPSVGFRSLRIAGAGIVLRGAGASTPDNPYPENSLSSFRKAIAPGANGIELDVELTSDGRLIVMHDDMLDRTATCTGCVSAYTLAEVRECNLLDGDGQPTIEVPPPLPESYDAVPDDALVNVWTVPRAADMQSATNEGVTAIVTDESAVLVGYE; this is encoded by the coding sequence ATGAACCCATCCGTTGGTTTTCGCTCGCTTCGGATCGCAGGGGCGGGGATCGTCCTCCGCGGCGCCGGCGCCTCCACTCCCGATAACCCGTATCCGGAGAACTCACTCTCGTCTTTCCGCAAAGCGATCGCGCCAGGAGCGAACGGCATCGAACTCGATGTCGAACTGACGTCCGACGGACGGCTCATCGTGATGCACGACGATATGCTGGATCGCACCGCCACGTGTACCGGCTGCGTCTCCGCGTACACGCTCGCTGAGGTCCGCGAGTGTAACCTTCTCGACGGCGACGGACAGCCGACGATTGAGGTCCCGCCGCCCCTCCCCGAGTCCTACGACGCGGTACCGGACGATGCGCTGGTGAACGTCTGGACGGTGCCCCGTGCGGCGGACATGCAGAGCGCGACCAACGAAGGCGTGACCGCGATCGTCACCGACGAGTCTGCCGTTCTTGTCGGCTACGAATGA
- a CDS encoding high-potential iron-sulfur protein, whose product MLENVSLSRRAILRRTARLGIAGTFAMFGVGTGCAERLSCDDVSHLSTPDTIRRNSMKYVAVSPQGPQESCATCKFFTAGPADQCGTCSLVPGPIHPEGRCTLWAAS is encoded by the coding sequence ATGCTTGAAAACGTCTCCCTCTCCCGCCGAGCCATACTTCGTCGGACGGCACGCCTCGGCATCGCGGGAACCTTTGCGATGTTCGGTGTCGGTACCGGCTGCGCCGAACGGCTCTCGTGCGACGACGTGAGCCATCTCAGCACGCCCGACACCATCCGGCGTAATTCGATGAAGTATGTCGCGGTCTCTCCCCAGGGCCCCCAGGAAAGCTGCGCGACGTGCAAGTTCTTCACCGCGGGGCCGGCGGACCAATGTGGGACGTGCAGTCTGGTTCCGGGCCCCATCCATCCCGAGGGCCGATGTACGTTGTGGGCGGCATCCTGA
- a CDS encoding Coq4 family protein, which produces MSSATMAPEVRSPAPHLRRRWRHGLQCFFRFIGGKGSLSDGFEGMLALAGPMVQREFDRFAQDPVGRRLLAEEPRRDLNALLVDRPRLAAMRKGSFADAYLEYLGGEGMGSASYFLEAAGLDEKAAQFGWSDDQLWFVKRMANSHDIFHVVSGYDRSIIGEVGVDAYTAGHMPMLPLKLFLAYLLMLKPSSPIGWTRYVLRCYRHGRNTPPLSCVDYEAIFELPLEEARRQMGVTSLEDVHPNGFPARGNKLRQLERNLQGS; this is translated from the coding sequence ATGTCCAGCGCGACGATGGCCCCCGAGGTTCGATCGCCGGCGCCGCATCTCCGGCGGCGGTGGCGCCACGGTTTGCAGTGCTTCTTCCGATTCATCGGTGGGAAGGGGAGTCTCTCCGATGGGTTCGAGGGGATGCTCGCGTTGGCCGGGCCGATGGTGCAGCGCGAGTTCGATCGCTTCGCACAGGATCCGGTCGGCCGAAGGCTCCTCGCCGAAGAGCCGCGCCGAGACCTGAACGCTCTCCTCGTCGATCGTCCGAGGCTGGCCGCGATGCGCAAGGGCAGCTTTGCCGACGCGTACCTCGAATACCTGGGCGGCGAGGGCATGGGCTCTGCGAGCTACTTTCTCGAGGCCGCCGGACTGGATGAGAAGGCGGCGCAGTTCGGCTGGAGCGACGATCAACTCTGGTTCGTGAAGCGCATGGCGAACAGCCACGACATCTTTCATGTCGTGTCCGGGTACGATCGGTCGATCATCGGGGAGGTCGGTGTCGACGCATACACCGCGGGACACATGCCGATGCTGCCGCTCAAGCTGTTCCTCGCGTATCTTTTGATGCTCAAGCCCTCGAGCCCGATCGGTTGGACGCGCTACGTCCTCCGTTGCTACCGGCACGGTCGCAATACGCCGCCGCTCTCCTGCGTAGACTACGAGGCGATCTTCGAACTTCCTCTCGAGGAAGCACGTCGACAGATGGGCGTGACGTCGCTCGAGGACGTGCACCCGAACGGATTTCCCGCGAGGGGAAACAAGCTCCGGCAGCTCGAACGAAATCTACAGGGCTCCTAG
- a CDS encoding ATP-dependent DNA helicase: MTAPTNVADLDSALARLGYESFRPGQREAIETVLRDGRLLLVAPTGGGKSLVYQLPATLLPGTTLVVSPLIALMNDQVRQLEERGIAATYLASTVEAAESSRRLAAIARGEYKLVYVAPERLALPWFQNLIEKIECPMVVVDEAHCISEWGHDFRPEYMQIGSILPKLGSAKIMACTATATPLVRDEILARLGLGPDTPQLLRGFARPNLRLRAQEIVGKKARHGYVDALLEEALGSPSAPRGAAIVYSPTRAETEKEADRLVAAGWKADAYHAGRGRKDRETVQNSFMDGELDVVVATNAFGMGIDRADVRAVVHLAPPGSVEAYYQEVGRGGRDGEDAWGLLLVPSDDPPRRRRLLEMDGNGGTVDPAIVQHKWELYLELLNWAQGGSCRHDAILRYFGDEAETLGNCGRCDVCLELVATDDRSDEERTEIIQKILSAVARVSGRFGMRAAVNLLRGVTDERLGRSGLDKTKTFGILTEHPDEWLMRVMSRCVTAGWIGFEGDDRPLVLLTPTGHEVMMGRRPARVLLPAPGSVKPSSGRPKSRFRRPAEDQQPLDATGEKLFEALRAWRQTTAREEGVPAYVVAHDRTMREAAVARPRSHEELALIWGLGPAKREKFGDGILAVVKETSGN, encoded by the coding sequence GTGACCGCACCTACGAACGTCGCGGATCTCGACTCCGCCCTCGCCCGACTCGGCTACGAGAGCTTTCGCCCCGGCCAGCGCGAGGCGATCGAAACCGTACTCCGGGACGGACGCCTCCTCCTGGTCGCCCCGACGGGCGGCGGCAAGAGCCTCGTGTACCAGCTTCCAGCGACGCTTCTTCCCGGCACCACGCTCGTCGTCTCGCCCTTGATCGCACTGATGAACGATCAGGTGCGCCAGCTCGAAGAGCGCGGCATCGCGGCCACGTACCTCGCATCCACGGTCGAAGCGGCGGAATCGTCGCGACGTCTCGCCGCCATCGCGCGTGGCGAGTACAAGCTCGTCTACGTCGCTCCGGAACGCCTCGCCCTCCCCTGGTTCCAGAATCTGATCGAGAAGATCGAGTGCCCGATGGTCGTCGTCGACGAGGCGCACTGCATCAGCGAGTGGGGCCACGACTTCCGCCCCGAGTACATGCAGATCGGCTCAATCCTGCCCAAGCTCGGGTCGGCGAAGATCATGGCCTGTACGGCCACGGCAACGCCGCTCGTCCGCGACGAGATCCTCGCGCGACTCGGCCTGGGCCCCGACACGCCGCAACTCCTACGTGGTTTCGCGCGCCCCAACCTGCGGCTTCGCGCCCAGGAGATCGTCGGTAAGAAGGCGCGGCACGGCTACGTCGACGCGCTTCTCGAGGAGGCGCTCGGAAGCCCGAGCGCACCACGCGGCGCCGCAATCGTCTATTCCCCAACGCGCGCCGAGACCGAGAAAGAAGCCGACCGACTGGTAGCCGCCGGCTGGAAGGCCGATGCGTACCACGCGGGACGCGGCCGCAAGGACCGCGAGACCGTTCAGAACTCCTTCATGGACGGCGAACTCGACGTGGTCGTCGCGACGAACGCATTTGGCATGGGCATCGATCGCGCCGACGTCCGCGCCGTCGTGCACCTTGCGCCGCCCGGCTCGGTCGAAGCCTACTATCAGGAAGTCGGCCGTGGTGGTCGCGACGGCGAGGACGCTTGGGGCCTTCTGCTGGTCCCCAGCGACGACCCTCCACGCCGTCGACGACTCCTCGAAATGGACGGGAACGGCGGGACGGTCGACCCGGCGATCGTACAGCACAAGTGGGAACTGTACCTCGAGCTTCTCAACTGGGCGCAGGGCGGCAGTTGTCGCCACGATGCAATCCTCCGGTACTTCGGCGATGAAGCGGAAACCCTCGGAAACTGTGGACGCTGCGACGTCTGTCTCGAACTCGTCGCGACCGACGACCGCAGCGACGAGGAACGAACCGAGATCATCCAGAAGATTCTCTCTGCCGTCGCCCGCGTGTCCGGCCGCTTCGGCATGCGGGCCGCCGTGAACCTTCTACGCGGCGTGACGGACGAGCGCCTCGGACGCTCAGGCCTCGACAAGACCAAGACGTTCGGAATTCTGACAGAGCACCCCGACGAGTGGCTCATGCGCGTGATGAGTCGCTGCGTGACCGCGGGGTGGATCGGTTTCGAGGGCGACGATCGCCCACTCGTCCTCCTCACCCCCACCGGCCACGAAGTGATGATGGGCAGGCGCCCCGCGCGCGTGCTGCTCCCGGCGCCCGGTTCCGTCAAGCCGTCCTCGGGCCGGCCCAAGTCCCGCTTTAGGCGCCCCGCAGAGGACCAGCAGCCGCTCGATGCGACTGGCGAGAAGCTCTTCGAAGCCCTGCGTGCCTGGCGGCAGACGACCGCGCGCGAGGAGGGTGTCCCCGCGTACGTCGTGGCCCACGATCGAACGATGCGCGAAGCCGCGGTCGCCCGTCCCCGCTCCCACGAAGAACTCGCGCTCATCTGGGGCCTCGGACCGGCGAAGCGAGAGAAGTTCGGCGACGGAATCCTGGCCGTCGTGAAAGAAACGTCGGGCAACTAG
- a CDS encoding glycosyltransferase family 39 protein: MRPLALAALFVLVNLGLKLTDLDADSLWMDEAITAFHVQQSPGNILEYASRQQNPPAYFLLAHGWASLFGLSEAGLRSLSAVLSSLTAGALFLLGARFLGTFAGVVAALLYTLSPAQIHYAQEARAYALVGLLCVASFALFFDLLESEGKRGGVRLGVVNALLLYTHYVTAFVLPAQALGVLLYHLHSRGTLRTYVRSGALTIGLFLPWLPTLLRNLGDSGGSWLEPPTLGLLPPAVVALVGSAKLAIVSGVLVTKGIFDLFRKGAAQTGRYTTYLLLWTVVPFLGDFAASQIVPAFAERYVLYASLGFVLLLGHLVAQLHRGPIIPGAALALLALLALDVPDASPNRTEHWRELSSFARAEKTDGTAILVSPVWQCLSFAYYFAPEAFADHVNIRARLIERDVHCLDAGSQDDSTPESWPARVILVVDTSRNPPSADAFFPVGGATGHERVAQHPFGLLRADVYERPPSLPLLQ, from the coding sequence GTGCGGCCCCTCGCCCTCGCGGCTCTGTTCGTCCTCGTGAACCTCGGGCTCAAGCTGACGGACCTCGACGCGGACAGCCTGTGGATGGATGAGGCGATCACGGCGTTCCATGTCCAACAATCTCCCGGGAACATCCTGGAGTACGCGTCACGACAGCAAAACCCGCCGGCGTACTTCCTCCTGGCACACGGCTGGGCATCGCTGTTCGGCCTCTCCGAGGCCGGCCTCCGCTCGCTGTCGGCTGTTTTGAGTTCGCTCACGGCCGGGGCCCTCTTCCTTCTCGGTGCTCGCTTTCTCGGAACCTTCGCGGGCGTCGTCGCAGCCCTGCTCTACACGCTCTCTCCCGCCCAGATTCACTACGCACAGGAGGCACGTGCGTACGCGCTCGTCGGCCTGCTATGCGTCGCCTCGTTCGCCCTGTTCTTCGATCTGCTCGAGAGCGAAGGAAAGCGTGGGGGCGTCCGACTCGGGGTCGTGAACGCACTCCTTCTCTACACCCACTACGTCACGGCCTTCGTGCTCCCGGCGCAGGCCCTTGGCGTGCTCCTGTACCACCTCCACTCGAGAGGCACTCTTCGCACCTACGTACGGTCTGGCGCTCTCACGATCGGCCTCTTTCTGCCCTGGCTCCCGACGCTCCTACGCAATCTCGGCGATAGTGGTGGATCTTGGCTCGAGCCACCGACGCTCGGACTTCTCCCCCCGGCCGTCGTCGCGCTGGTCGGCAGCGCCAAACTCGCGATCGTCTCCGGCGTCCTCGTCACAAAGGGGATCTTCGACCTGTTTCGGAAAGGGGCCGCCCAAACCGGTAGGTACACGACGTACCTTCTGCTCTGGACCGTGGTCCCGTTCCTGGGCGACTTCGCAGCCTCGCAGATCGTACCCGCGTTCGCCGAGCGCTACGTACTGTACGCATCCCTCGGGTTCGTCCTGTTGTTGGGCCACCTCGTGGCGCAGCTTCACCGCGGACCAATCATTCCTGGTGCCGCTCTCGCTCTACTCGCTCTTTTGGCCCTAGACGTTCCAGACGCCAGCCCGAACCGGACAGAACACTGGCGCGAGCTCTCCTCGTTCGCTCGGGCCGAAAAGACCGATGGCACCGCGATCCTCGTGTCTCCGGTCTGGCAGTGCCTTTCGTTCGCCTACTACTTCGCACCCGAGGCATTCGCCGATCACGTGAACATCCGCGCCCGCTTGATCGAACGAGACGTGCACTGCCTCGATGCCGGCAGCCAGGACGACTCCACGCCGGAATCCTGGCCCGCGCGCGTGATCCTCGTTGTCGATACGAGTCGAAACCCGCCCTCCGCAGACGCGTTCTTCCCGGTGGGGGGCGCGACCGGCCATGAGCGGGTGGCCCAGCACCCCTTCGGACTTCTGCGCGCGGACGTGTACGAAAGGCCACCTTCCTTGCCTCTCTTGCAATGA
- a CDS encoding AMP-binding protein: MIFDFARTNPEGLALDDGTRQRTWAEVGDRIVRLAHLLRDELGIRPEEHVATLMGNRVEGIELIVASIVAGTWITPINWHLAPDEIDYTLGDSGARVLFVDVAHEEAARAIALDHPGCRIVRVGEELDRELAALSDEPFDPSGPAGGNMIYTSGTTGRPKGVKRTRPGALGATLAHHEVLGRNIGLDGSGPHLITGPMYHAAPLMFAVYDMANGAPLILLPRWEERAALAALCEREVAHTHLVPTMFVRLLRLPEDERAAFQAPALDLVLHGAAPVSIAVKRRMIEWWGPLLVEYWGGTEGGVNTLVNSTEWQGHPGTVGRTLPAFEVFSVDSEGKRLPPDEVGDLYCRHKTQDVVFEYHGDPEKTSGAYLEPGVFTLGDVGSVDSEGWVFLADRKSNMIISGGVNIYPLEIEQVLEEHAAVADVAVFGIPDDEWGESVKAAIELVPGREPSDDLTRDILAFGRERLAGYKVPRSVDFVDELPRHPSGKIYTRRLRDPYWAGRERKI, translated from the coding sequence GTGATCTTCGACTTCGCGCGCACGAACCCTGAGGGCCTCGCACTCGATGACGGTACGAGGCAGCGGACCTGGGCCGAAGTGGGGGACCGCATCGTGCGTCTCGCGCATCTCCTTCGGGATGAGCTGGGTATTCGCCCCGAGGAGCACGTCGCCACGCTCATGGGCAATCGGGTCGAGGGGATCGAGTTGATCGTCGCGTCGATCGTCGCCGGAACCTGGATCACACCGATCAACTGGCACCTTGCCCCGGACGAGATCGACTACACGCTCGGCGACTCGGGTGCGCGTGTTCTGTTCGTCGATGTGGCTCACGAGGAGGCAGCGCGTGCTATCGCGCTCGACCATCCCGGCTGCCGCATCGTTCGCGTCGGTGAGGAACTCGACCGTGAGCTCGCTGCGTTGTCTGACGAGCCGTTCGATCCGAGCGGCCCCGCGGGCGGCAACATGATCTATACGAGCGGTACGACGGGTAGGCCGAAGGGTGTGAAGCGGACTCGGCCGGGCGCGCTCGGAGCGACGCTGGCCCACCACGAGGTGCTCGGTCGTAACATCGGGCTGGACGGCAGCGGCCCGCATCTCATCACCGGACCGATGTACCACGCCGCGCCTCTGATGTTCGCCGTGTACGACATGGCAAACGGCGCACCGCTGATCCTTCTCCCGCGTTGGGAGGAGAGGGCGGCCCTCGCCGCGCTTTGCGAACGCGAGGTCGCGCATACCCACCTCGTACCGACGATGTTCGTCCGCCTCCTGCGTCTTCCCGAGGACGAGCGTGCAGCCTTTCAGGCCCCCGCCCTGGACCTGGTACTGCACGGTGCCGCGCCGGTGTCGATCGCGGTGAAGCGCAGGATGATCGAGTGGTGGGGCCCGCTGCTCGTGGAGTACTGGGGTGGAACCGAGGGCGGCGTGAACACGCTGGTCAATTCGACGGAATGGCAGGGACACCCCGGGACGGTGGGGCGGACCTTACCGGCCTTTGAAGTCTTCTCCGTGGATTCCGAAGGAAAGCGTCTCCCGCCGGACGAGGTCGGTGATCTCTACTGTCGGCACAAGACCCAGGATGTGGTCTTCGAGTACCACGGGGATCCCGAGAAGACGTCCGGGGCGTACCTCGAGCCGGGAGTCTTCACTCTGGGCGACGTTGGCTCGGTCGACTCCGAGGGCTGGGTGTTCCTCGCGGATCGTAAGAGCAACATGATCATCTCGGGCGGCGTGAACATCTATCCGCTGGAGATCGAGCAGGTGCTCGAGGAGCATGCGGCAGTGGCCGACGTGGCCGTGTTCGGCATCCCCGACGATGAGTGGGGCGAGAGTGTGAAGGCGGCGATCGAACTCGTGCCGGGGCGTGAGCCTTCCGACGATCTCACGCGCGACATCCTCGCCTTCGGTCGCGAGCGCCTCGCCGGCTACAAGGTGCCCCGCTCGGTGGACTTCGTGGATGAGCTTCCCCGCCATCCCTCGGGGAAGATCTACACGCGTCGGCTGCGCGATCCGTACTGGGCCGGTCGCGAGCGCAAGATCTGA
- a CDS encoding cytochrome c, which produces MRILVAVLLVALAGCAATKPPQPQAGAEPHVGDEWFVWRAETLGISVDDAKKRDAALPDGTDGTAPADGTLDTHTQMEAAILWNEECARCHGANGVPPPAAEEQVQPRAWNGMGPSMGFLMGGDKMRAGIYTTISAGKGTMAGWGDWLTREQMWALVAHIESF; this is translated from the coding sequence ATGCGGATCCTCGTTGCAGTTCTCCTCGTCGCTCTGGCCGGTTGTGCCGCCACCAAGCCGCCGCAGCCGCAGGCCGGCGCAGAACCGCATGTGGGCGACGAGTGGTTCGTTTGGCGGGCGGAGACTCTCGGGATCTCAGTCGACGACGCCAAGAAGCGCGACGCGGCCCTACCAGATGGCACCGACGGGACCGCGCCCGCGGACGGCACGCTCGACACCCACACGCAGATGGAAGCCGCCATCCTGTGGAACGAGGAATGCGCCCGGTGCCACGGTGCAAACGGGGTACCGCCTCCGGCCGCCGAAGAGCAGGTCCAACCCCGGGCATGGAACGGGATGGGGCCGAGCATGGGCTTCTTGATGGGCGGCGACAAGATGCGCGCGGGCATCTACACGACCATCTCTGCCGGCAAGGGGACGATGGCCGGGTGGGGGGACTGGCTCACGCGCGAACAGATGTGGGCGCTCGTCGCACACATCGAATCCTTCTGA
- a CDS encoding CoA pyrophosphatase, with product MSESPIRLTDDLRARVRQNLEGFDQQAAPLEGRRHAAVTLTLIDDAAGDACFILTRRSSRLKDHPRQWALPGGSLDAGETVEQAALRELREEVGLTLEPDAILGRLDDYPTRSGFVITPVVLWGGSGAALAPDPSEVSELYRVPLTELEKPDVPGLRSIPESDRPVISIPLVGTHIHAPTAAVIYQLREVGVHGRDTRVAHFEQPVFAWK from the coding sequence GTGTCCGAGTCTCCGATCCGCCTCACCGACGATCTTCGCGCGCGCGTTCGACAGAACCTCGAGGGTTTCGACCAGCAGGCGGCGCCTCTGGAAGGTCGCCGTCATGCCGCCGTCACGCTGACCCTGATCGATGACGCCGCCGGCGACGCGTGCTTCATCCTGACGCGTCGCAGCTCGCGCTTGAAAGATCATCCGCGCCAATGGGCTCTCCCGGGTGGAAGTCTCGATGCTGGCGAAACGGTCGAGCAGGCGGCGTTGCGCGAACTGCGTGAGGAAGTCGGGCTTACGCTCGAGCCCGACGCCATCCTCGGACGACTCGACGACTATCCCACGCGCTCCGGGTTCGTGATTACGCCGGTCGTGCTGTGGGGTGGATCCGGTGCGGCCTTGGCACCCGACCCCAGCGAGGTGTCGGAGTTGTACCGCGTGCCGCTCACGGAGCTCGAGAAGCCGGATGTCCCGGGCCTGCGGAGCATTCCCGAGAGCGATCGTCCCGTGATTTCGATTCCGCTCGTCGGGACGCATATTCATGCACCGACAGCGGCTGTGATCTATCAGTTACGCGAGGTCGGGGTGCACGGTCGAGACACGCGGGTGGCTCACTTCGAGCAACCCGTCTTCGCCTGGAAGTAG
- a CDS encoding pyridoxamine 5'-phosphate oxidase family protein, which produces MRGLPLGGAWQPGSRAAKLLALAFVALVTAPAVPVLGAEEGTKVINPEQEAYLRDHVWAVLGTGRKDGSPQLSMVAYEFDGVDIAISIKSYTAKWKNILRQPDVALLVHDGRKQLIIYGTVEAIAEDPERRDVIRRVMTRLRPEAAGLDDEALTKILDQQERTALRLVPKKVFLND; this is translated from the coding sequence ATGAGAGGCCTCCCGTTGGGGGGAGCCTGGCAGCCCGGATCGCGGGCGGCCAAGCTGCTCGCGCTGGCCTTCGTGGCTCTGGTCACCGCGCCGGCAGTACCGGTCCTTGGGGCTGAGGAAGGAACGAAGGTGATCAACCCAGAACAAGAAGCCTATCTCCGAGACCATGTCTGGGCGGTTCTGGGTACGGGTCGGAAGGACGGGTCGCCGCAGCTGTCGATGGTGGCGTACGAGTTCGACGGCGTGGATATCGCGATCTCAATCAAGAGCTACACGGCAAAATGGAAGAACATCCTGCGCCAACCCGATGTCGCGTTGCTCGTTCACGACGGACGCAAGCAGTTGATCATCTACGGCACGGTCGAAGCGATTGCGGAGGACCCGGAGCGACGGGACGTCATCCGTCGCGTGATGACACGCCTGCGGCCCGAGGCGGCGGGGCTCGATGATGAGGCGCTCACGAAGATTCTGGACCAGCAAGAGCGCACGGCGCTGCGTCTCGTTCCGAAGAAGGTCTTTCTGAACGACTGA